A stretch of the Thiohalospira halophila DSM 15071 genome encodes the following:
- a CDS encoding glycosyltransferase family 4 protein — protein MKIFFYIHSLTGGGAERVTASLVRHLADQGHEVGVITMTSEERDFYPLDPRVRRVTLDLAGVNRGLGKLTANYRRWRALRRALKAEQPDVVVAMMNTSIVLAILAAIGLPVRVYGSERNYPGRQRIGSAWALLRRLVYRFAAGHVAQTREAAAWLVRHAGARNVHVIPNPVVWPIASFPPEVAPESVISPERKVILAVGSKPVQKGFDLLVRALAGLAADRPEWDLVILGVDPESDAVCGGDASIQRLAEGEGVAGRFHLPGRVGNVADWYKRANIFVLSSRYEGFPNVLLEAMASGCPSIAFDCDTGPRDVIEDGANGLLVPAEDFEGLRAAMACLTADEGLRQRFGEQAVAVREKFAEKKVMALWQDLF, from the coding sequence GTGAAGATCTTTTTCTACATCCACTCCCTCACCGGCGGCGGCGCCGAGCGCGTCACCGCCTCCCTGGTGCGCCACCTGGCCGATCAGGGCCACGAGGTCGGCGTGATCACCATGACCTCGGAGGAGCGCGACTTCTACCCGCTCGATCCCCGGGTGCGTCGCGTTACCCTTGATCTCGCGGGGGTCAATCGGGGGCTCGGCAAGCTTACCGCCAACTACCGCCGCTGGCGGGCGCTGCGCCGCGCTCTGAAGGCGGAGCAGCCCGATGTGGTGGTGGCGATGATGAACACCTCCATTGTACTCGCCATTCTCGCGGCGATCGGTCTGCCTGTACGGGTCTACGGGTCTGAGCGCAACTACCCTGGTCGCCAACGCATTGGCAGCGCTTGGGCGCTGCTGCGTCGGCTCGTCTATCGGTTTGCCGCCGGCCATGTCGCCCAGACCCGCGAGGCGGCCGCTTGGTTGGTGCGTCATGCCGGGGCCCGTAATGTACACGTGATCCCAAATCCGGTGGTCTGGCCAATCGCCAGCTTCCCCCCCGAGGTGGCTCCGGAGAGCGTGATTTCGCCGGAACGCAAGGTCATCCTGGCCGTGGGCAGCAAGCCGGTGCAAAAGGGCTTCGATCTGCTTGTGCGCGCCCTCGCCGGTCTTGCAGCGGATCGACCAGAGTGGGATCTGGTGATCCTCGGCGTCGACCCGGAATCGGATGCAGTCTGCGGTGGCGATGCATCGATCCAGCGGTTGGCCGAAGGGGAGGGAGTTGCGGGGCGGTTCCACCTTCCGGGCCGGGTCGGTAACGTCGCCGATTGGTATAAGCGGGCGAATATCTTCGTGCTCAGTTCACGCTATGAGGGCTTCCCCAATGTGTTGCTGGAGGCGATGGCGTCAGGCTGCCCGAGTATCGCATTTGATTGTGATACTGGGCCGCGGGATGTGATCGAGGATGGCGCGAACGGCCTTTTGGTCCCAGCAGAGGATTTTGAGGGGCTGCGGGCTGCGATGGCGTGCTTGACGGCGGACGAAGGTTTGCGCCAGAGGTTTGGTGAACAGGCTGTCGCGGTACGGGAAAAGTTTGCAGAGAAGAAAGTGATGGCACTATGGCAAGATCTTTTTTGA
- a CDS encoding adenine nucleotide alpha hydrolase family protein, protein MHKTVYSGSKLKGEQRVELSVHGMLMGWTDGDTSIKSRRIQSTVEKEWERGGADALATFMRGVVGPCMIEVSTADAVWLFASCASSGFYWMPVVGEGEEQHEYLVSNQEGRFLRAALRMGGELSEGAVMNAVLSHQSVIRPPFSGLVKGTHRCPPGFYVEFSSGEARPQTFLINKEPKTRRRQDADLGKKCRAVAEIYESYCKDIGANATISFSGGVDSTALLLLHKSGLDRKTQGYYIDRGKVSEKKMASDIARRAGCEIDFIKPLEGFSSADVRKRAGTGLAVLNGVGYMKHSFRYCPIEGDNEIQRLVLTGQNSDMMFHIDHYAPSSFTTGLVRNVKMAAGIPRRFRKTVAYYAFLYLSNESNLSSGLPPGVEESFIGLSEHGAEGGGLEHRVKHVVMDYKHEHYVVPTSRWFQSAVYPELSNSRLHSGLKVNHAARLARWLRTIGSIHQQFLNNGTHENLVICTPFSEGPLAVELLSYRLGLRDVLMPKRFLHGVIRSQLGVSYSRIRHQVLGGGWIDLPSQVARYSARSIKRLAKRFLKIQHNEQAKSSTTRHAIGIDDLRNLREILGHQDGVVERTLLNYVNDDECRTYLNRLYDCLELRVDPDSLSKTDGMQLCRLVNLQVMLEAEETFSV, encoded by the coding sequence ATGCACAAGACTGTATATTCAGGATCAAAGCTGAAAGGTGAACAGCGGGTCGAGTTGTCCGTTCACGGTATGTTGATGGGCTGGACAGACGGCGACACCTCTATCAAATCGCGGCGCATACAGTCCACTGTAGAGAAAGAGTGGGAACGTGGAGGTGCGGATGCACTGGCCACTTTTATGAGGGGGGTCGTTGGTCCCTGTATGATTGAGGTGTCGACCGCTGATGCGGTTTGGCTCTTTGCTTCTTGTGCGAGTAGCGGATTTTATTGGATGCCGGTGGTTGGAGAAGGTGAGGAGCAGCACGAATACCTCGTGTCCAATCAAGAGGGTCGTTTTCTTCGAGCTGCGCTTCGCATGGGAGGTGAGCTGTCCGAGGGGGCGGTCATGAACGCTGTTCTCTCGCATCAGTCGGTGATCCGACCTCCATTTTCCGGGCTTGTCAAGGGAACGCATCGGTGCCCACCTGGATTCTATGTGGAATTCTCTTCAGGAGAGGCCAGGCCTCAGACCTTTTTGATAAACAAGGAACCCAAAACGAGAAGGCGGCAGGATGCCGATCTGGGGAAAAAATGCCGGGCCGTTGCGGAAATTTACGAGTCTTATTGTAAAGACATTGGCGCGAATGCGACGATATCGTTTTCGGGCGGCGTGGACTCAACTGCACTCCTGCTTCTGCACAAGAGTGGATTGGATAGGAAGACGCAAGGATATTACATCGATCGAGGAAAAGTCTCAGAAAAGAAAATGGCATCCGATATAGCAAGACGTGCCGGGTGTGAAATCGATTTTATCAAGCCCCTCGAAGGCTTTTCATCTGCGGACGTAAGAAAAAGAGCGGGGACCGGATTGGCCGTATTGAACGGCGTTGGCTACATGAAACATAGCTTTCGATATTGTCCGATTGAAGGCGATAATGAAATACAACGACTGGTACTGACGGGACAGAACTCGGACATGATGTTCCATATTGACCATTATGCGCCGAGCTCCTTTACGACCGGTCTGGTGCGTAACGTAAAGATGGCAGCGGGGATCCCTCGGCGATTTCGTAAAACCGTGGCGTATTACGCATTCCTTTACTTATCAAATGAAAGTAATTTGAGCAGTGGGCTGCCGCCCGGTGTGGAGGAAAGCTTTATCGGTCTTAGTGAGCATGGTGCTGAAGGGGGGGGGCTTGAACACCGGGTTAAACATGTAGTAATGGACTACAAGCATGAGCATTATGTGGTGCCGACTTCCCGCTGGTTTCAGAGCGCAGTCTATCCGGAATTGAGCAACAGCCGTCTCCATTCCGGGCTGAAGGTAAACCATGCCGCAAGGCTTGCGCGTTGGTTGAGGACAATCGGTAGTATTCATCAGCAGTTTCTCAACAACGGCACCCACGAGAATCTTGTAATTTGCACCCCGTTCTCGGAGGGACCCCTGGCCGTTGAGTTGCTGTCTTACCGCCTCGGTCTACGGGATGTCCTGATGCCCAAACGTTTTTTACACGGCGTTATCCGCAGTCAATTGGGAGTATCCTACAGCAGGATCCGGCATCAGGTTCTGGGTGGCGGTTGGATTGATCTTCCATCGCAGGTGGCGAGGTATAGTGCGCGATCGATAAAGCGTCTGGCAAAACGGTTTCTGAAAATACAGCACAATGAACAGGCCAAATCATCAACGACACGCCATGCCATAGGAATTGATGATCTACGTAACCTGAGAGAGATCCTTGGTCATCAGGATGGGGTGGTGGAGCGTACCCTGTTGAATTATGTCAATGACGACGAGTGCCGGACGTACCTGAATCGTCTTTATGACTGCCTTGAACTAAGGGTCGACCCCGATAGCTTGAGCAAGACAGATGGGATGCAGTTGTGCCGGCTGGTCAATCTTCAGGTCATGCTTGAGGCAGAAGAGACTTTTTCAGTATGA
- a CDS encoding surface carbohydrate biosynthesis protein, whose protein sequence is MNIYQHVEIAARELDSKLLLAVIAASRDHDVLVSEMSAIMKGVQSGSLPPGVFHTKSLTPKNKKITRHQILVDNGFPITSIDEEGGLIDHGYDKFAEVRYSEETIAQASAVFGWGAEDTETLERVYPNYSSRMHQTGSPRADLWRPCFNQYWGAPGAMPEKPYLLVSSNMGTANNMRPFHESIRLERRAGYYQRDPEMFLRRFGLIAEDYRMTLAFIEAVRHLAESNDEYDIVLRPHPVESIEAWKVYLEGIPNVHVIREGSITAWVNNAFAVMHNGCTTALEATVFGKPVVTYLPFEQEYARELPNELGVRVESLEALSDTVNGLFHASQSGVGSEKEEALPVSVAKKVHLDDAELAAEKIVKVWESLDNGELSSPCNWTKFHAHLKLAKLRSVVGTALRNALPGRFGPAKENYKFPPMDAADIRGRISRLQRVLGLDEELECKLLSERTVLIRPRRLL, encoded by the coding sequence ATGAATATCTATCAGCACGTTGAAATCGCCGCACGAGAGCTGGACAGCAAGTTGTTACTGGCGGTTATTGCCGCCTCGAGGGACCATGATGTACTAGTCTCCGAGATGAGCGCGATTATGAAAGGGGTTCAGAGCGGATCCCTGCCGCCGGGTGTGTTCCACACCAAGTCCTTGACGCCCAAGAATAAGAAGATCACTCGTCATCAAATCCTCGTAGATAATGGATTCCCGATCACGAGCATTGATGAAGAGGGTGGCCTTATCGATCACGGATACGACAAATTCGCTGAAGTTCGGTATTCGGAAGAGACCATAGCCCAGGCTTCGGCGGTCTTCGGGTGGGGAGCGGAGGATACGGAAACGCTTGAGCGTGTCTACCCGAACTATTCGTCGAGGATGCACCAGACGGGCTCACCGCGAGCTGATCTGTGGAGGCCTTGTTTTAATCAGTACTGGGGTGCTCCAGGAGCGATGCCGGAGAAACCATACCTTCTGGTTTCGTCCAATATGGGCACAGCTAATAACATGCGCCCTTTTCATGAAAGCATTCGACTGGAAAGGCGTGCGGGATATTATCAGCGTGACCCGGAGATGTTCTTGAGGCGATTTGGTCTTATTGCGGAAGATTACCGTATGACGCTGGCCTTCATTGAGGCAGTTCGTCATTTGGCCGAATCCAATGACGAATATGACATTGTATTGCGGCCTCACCCGGTTGAAAGCATCGAGGCGTGGAAGGTCTATCTCGAAGGGATTCCCAACGTGCATGTCATCAGGGAAGGCTCGATTACCGCATGGGTCAACAACGCCTTCGCCGTAATGCACAACGGCTGCACTACTGCGCTTGAAGCGACCGTTTTCGGAAAGCCTGTGGTGACGTATCTGCCCTTTGAGCAGGAGTATGCCCGGGAGCTTCCGAATGAACTGGGCGTGCGTGTCGAATCGCTAGAGGCGTTGTCGGATACGGTCAATGGACTTTTTCATGCCTCCCAGTCTGGTGTAGGCAGTGAAAAGGAGGAGGCGCTGCCCGTTTCGGTAGCCAAAAAGGTTCATCTGGATGACGCGGAACTGGCCGCCGAAAAAATCGTCAAGGTGTGGGAAAGCCTCGACAATGGTGAGTTATCTAGTCCGTGCAACTGGACGAAGTTTCATGCGCATCTGAAACTGGCCAAGCTAAGGAGTGTGGTCGGCACGGCACTCCGGAATGCTCTTCCAGGCAGGTTCGGGCCGGCCAAGGAGAACTACAAGTTCCCACCCATGGATGCCGCTGATATCCGTGGGCGTATCAGCCGCCTCCAGCGTGTCCTTGGTCTTGATGAGGAGCTGGAGTGCAAGCTTCTTTCCGAGCGGACTGTTCTGATCCGACCCCGACGCCTGCTATAA
- a CDS encoding glycosyltransferase family 4 protein codes for MSPKWLYIASGPIASEAANAVHVAHMCDALKGRGLAVTIGPPASSLRCASDSALSLYGVGRAIPIYSLWRPKIRGGGLVYRLVLRWLLHIVAADIVYGRSLQGCCIAAETGRPTVFEIHKPEWEINERNYREFQRLVAGEGFRAIVCISAALEAHLLAVFPELKGWTIVAHDAAPTLERPEAPGQVEAFVVGYFGSLHPGKGIETLLDVAPRCPWASFRIVGGDATSIQRWRESRDVPANVHFLGHRAHHDLPAMMAECHVLVAPYLEKVSVQGGGGDVARWMSPLKLFEYMAMARPIVSADLPVLREVLREDENALLAAPGDAADWARALERLRDDPELARHLGEQARADYERHHTWDARAGHILAELRRLEVIDP; via the coding sequence ATGTCTCCTAAGTGGCTTTACATCGCCAGTGGGCCCATCGCTTCGGAGGCGGCCAACGCGGTGCACGTCGCTCATATGTGCGACGCGCTGAAGGGCCGTGGTCTAGCGGTGACCATTGGCCCGCCCGCTTCGTCGTTGCGATGTGCGTCGGATTCGGCCCTGAGTCTCTATGGGGTGGGGCGCGCGATCCCGATATACTCCCTGTGGAGGCCGAAGATCCGAGGCGGCGGTCTGGTCTACCGTCTGGTGCTGCGCTGGCTTTTGCATATCGTTGCAGCGGACATCGTATATGGGCGTTCGCTGCAGGGGTGTTGCATTGCTGCGGAAACCGGAAGGCCGACGGTCTTTGAGATCCACAAGCCGGAGTGGGAAATCAACGAGCGCAATTACCGGGAGTTCCAGCGGCTTGTCGCGGGCGAGGGGTTTCGCGCCATCGTCTGTATTTCCGCTGCCCTGGAGGCCCACCTCCTGGCGGTCTTCCCGGAGCTGAAGGGGTGGACCATCGTGGCCCATGACGCGGCGCCGACCTTGGAGCGGCCGGAGGCCCCCGGCCAGGTGGAAGCGTTCGTTGTCGGCTACTTCGGCAGCCTCCACCCGGGGAAGGGGATCGAGACCCTGCTGGACGTCGCGCCTCGGTGCCCCTGGGCGAGCTTCCGCATCGTGGGTGGTGACGCCACCTCTATTCAGCGCTGGCGGGAAAGCCGCGACGTTCCGGCCAATGTCCACTTCCTCGGACATCGAGCCCACCACGACCTGCCGGCAATGATGGCCGAATGCCATGTACTGGTGGCCCCCTATCTGGAGAAGGTTTCGGTGCAAGGCGGCGGCGGGGATGTGGCGCGCTGGATGTCGCCGCTCAAGCTGTTCGAATACATGGCCATGGCGCGGCCTATCGTCTCGGCGGATCTGCCGGTGCTGCGCGAGGTGCTGCGCGAGGACGAGAACGCGCTGCTTGCCGCGCCGGGGGATGCGGCGGATTGGGCCCGGGCGCTGGAACGGCTTCGGGATGATCCGGAGCTGGCGCGGCATCTGGGAGAGCAGGCCCGCGCGGACTATGAGCGGCACCACACCTGGGATGCCCGCGCCGGCCACATCCTCGCCGAGCTGCGGCGCCTTGAGGTGATCGACCCGTGA
- a CDS encoding class I SAM-dependent methyltransferase, whose product MNSGETLFEVAACLGQVVERSSKILDFGCGNGSRVKALRTRGYDALGVDIKFKDGPHTNELQKQGYIKCIEEDPYRLPFPDAYFDFVFSEQVFEHLKNPDEVVAELARVMKPGGLGLHRFPARLRPLESHVQVPLSSVFRPSWWMLFWTWAGFRKSSQKFQPVHEVALKNRGYLDGNTNYLSGREISSLFVRRFSAFGYAGKCWLNSSPNKRGRSLGRVSNKLPFLAWVYQTFWTRVVYHFK is encoded by the coding sequence ATGAATTCCGGTGAAACGTTGTTTGAAGTCGCAGCCTGTCTTGGTCAAGTAGTTGAGCGATCTAGCAAGATACTTGACTTCGGGTGTGGTAACGGGAGCCGTGTAAAGGCATTGCGAACACGTGGGTATGATGCCCTTGGCGTTGACATCAAGTTCAAAGACGGGCCGCACACCAATGAACTCCAAAAGCAAGGCTATATAAAGTGTATCGAGGAAGACCCCTATCGATTGCCATTTCCTGACGCCTATTTTGACTTCGTTTTTAGTGAGCAGGTGTTCGAGCACCTCAAAAATCCTGATGAAGTAGTGGCGGAATTGGCTAGAGTGATGAAACCAGGTGGGCTGGGTCTACACCGGTTCCCAGCTCGCTTGCGACCGTTGGAAAGTCACGTGCAGGTGCCTTTGTCATCTGTCTTCCGTCCCTCATGGTGGATGCTTTTTTGGACTTGGGCGGGGTTCCGTAAATCGTCACAAAAGTTCCAGCCTGTTCATGAAGTGGCGTTAAAGAATCGGGGGTATTTAGACGGGAACACTAACTACCTCTCAGGGCGAGAAATTTCTTCTCTTTTCGTTCGTCGATTCAGTGCATTCGGTTATGCAGGGAAGTGCTGGTTGAACAGTTCTCCGAACAAAAGGGGCAGGAGCTTGGGGCGGGTTTCCAATAAGCTTCCTTTCCTGGCTTGGGTCTACCAGACTTTCTGGACAAGGGTTGTATACCATTTCAAGTAA
- a CDS encoding sulfotransferase family 2 domain-containing protein: protein MIISHKNHYIFIHCRKTAGSSISLMLSETLGPWDVQLSAVSETLQAGGTIPVRMWAEAIGRSGSSLLFHLMRGKGKKKATDALAAGVKRAYQQRLGRKPQHADAEKIKLAFPREWDSYSKFCVVRNPFSLAVSDYIWRTRNLSMRPSFPEYIKALAAGDDLGGVVPVGFYNNWRQYTIDNRIVVDHVIKFENLSHDLGKVLSTLGVPFSGQLPRVKDVKSKNRENPPLTSYRDYYTREAVEIVSNLYRYEIDAFGYTFA from the coding sequence ATGATTATTAGTCATAAAAACCATTACATTTTTATTCACTGCCGAAAAACAGCAGGTAGTTCGATATCATTGATGTTGTCAGAAACACTCGGGCCTTGGGATGTGCAGCTCAGTGCAGTTTCTGAGACACTGCAAGCAGGAGGCACGATACCAGTCAGGATGTGGGCAGAAGCCATTGGCAGATCCGGAAGCTCGCTACTATTCCACTTGATGCGCGGAAAGGGCAAGAAAAAAGCAACTGATGCTTTGGCGGCAGGAGTTAAACGGGCGTATCAGCAGCGACTTGGGAGAAAGCCGCAGCACGCGGATGCCGAGAAGATAAAACTCGCATTCCCGCGCGAGTGGGATTCCTACTCCAAATTCTGTGTTGTCAGGAATCCGTTTTCACTAGCTGTATCAGACTATATATGGCGCACGCGGAACCTTTCGATGAGACCAAGTTTTCCTGAGTATATAAAAGCGCTTGCGGCAGGAGATGATCTTGGCGGAGTCGTTCCAGTTGGTTTCTACAACAATTGGCGTCAGTATACGATTGACAACCGTATTGTGGTTGACCATGTGATTAAGTTTGAGAATCTGTCGCATGATCTCGGCAAGGTTCTGTCCACCTTGGGTGTACCCTTTTCTGGCCAACTTCCGCGGGTGAAAGATGTAAAGTCGAAAAACCGAGAGAACCCGCCCCTCACTAGTTATCGTGACTACTATACCAGAGAAGCTGTCGAGATCGTTTCCAATCTCTACCGTTATGAAATTGACGCGTTTGGGTACACCTTCGCATGA
- a CDS encoding glycosyltransferase: protein MRKRNSRSACSGKEDKLALYLPSLRGGGAERVMVTLANSFAERGYEVDLVLASAEGPYLDEVEDGVRVVDLGCPRVRRSLPGLVRYLKRERPRAMLSAMGHANAIALVARMIARVPTRLIVSERTHFSVSLEQAGGFWARLTGHLGRRIYRRADGIIAVSEGVSDDLAVRAGLPRERIEVVFNPAVGRWLEALAAEPANEFWSSTNGGPLVVAMGRLTEAKDFTTLIRAFALLREQLSARLVILGEGPLRGELEKEAENLGVSSNVYLPGFVDNPFPVITRADLFVLSSAWEGLPNGLIQAMACGTPVVSTDCPSGPDEILEGGRWGHLVPVGDETALAEAMVATLDECTPPDVVARAAEFSVDRAADGYLAVMLSNKE, encoded by the coding sequence GTGAGAAAAAGAAATAGTCGTTCGGCCTGTTCGGGGAAAGAGGATAAACTAGCATTATATCTCCCCTCCTTGCGTGGTGGCGGGGCAGAACGCGTGATGGTGACCTTGGCCAACTCCTTCGCGGAGCGTGGCTACGAGGTGGATCTAGTGCTTGCTAGTGCCGAGGGCCCTTACCTCGATGAGGTGGAGGACGGTGTTCGCGTCGTGGACCTCGGTTGTCCGCGGGTGCGCAGGAGCCTCCCCGGTCTGGTTCGTTACCTTAAGCGCGAGCGGCCTCGTGCCATGTTGTCGGCCATGGGGCACGCGAATGCCATTGCTCTGGTCGCCCGAATGATTGCAAGAGTTCCTACTAGGTTGATCGTTAGTGAACGCACTCATTTCTCGGTTTCACTAGAACAGGCGGGCGGATTCTGGGCGCGGTTGACTGGTCACCTTGGACGCCGGATTTACCGGAGAGCCGATGGCATTATTGCAGTCTCGGAAGGGGTGTCGGACGACTTGGCAGTTCGCGCCGGGCTACCGCGGGAAAGGATCGAGGTTGTGTTCAATCCCGCTGTTGGTCGGTGGCTTGAGGCATTGGCAGCCGAGCCGGCTAATGAATTTTGGTCCTCGACTAACGGAGGGCCTTTAGTCGTGGCTATGGGTCGGTTGACCGAGGCAAAGGATTTTACGACATTAATTCGTGCCTTCGCTTTGTTGCGCGAGCAACTGAGTGCGAGGTTGGTCATATTGGGTGAGGGGCCGTTGCGGGGTGAACTGGAGAAGGAGGCGGAAAACCTTGGAGTATCTTCGAATGTCTATCTCCCGGGGTTTGTCGATAATCCCTTCCCGGTTATCACTCGCGCAGACCTGTTCGTGCTCTCGTCGGCTTGGGAAGGTCTGCCCAATGGATTAATCCAGGCAATGGCATGTGGTACGCCGGTGGTGTCGACGGATTGCCCCTCTGGTCCCGACGAGATCCTCGAAGGCGGGCGCTGGGGTCATCTGGTTCCTGTGGGTGATGAGACAGCGCTTGCCGAGGCGATGGTGGCGACGCTCGATGAATGTACCCCGCCGGATGTTGTGGCGAGGGCCGCCGAGTTCAGTGTGGATAGGGCGGCCGATGGGTACCTCGCGGTCATGCTCAGCAATAAGGAGTGA
- a CDS encoding sulfotransferase domain-containing protein translates to MQATPILLIGAQKSGSSYLFRLIAQEPCIARAPLKEPKILSKPMHDGSDFLSHFSISPDDRFALDGSTSYLHVAGTAERAAAQLGTDIPVLVVLRDPAERAISGYLHEVKHGRELRAPDEVFDLPLDPAAAIAAEDEGIEAAWRRGLVQPHNTASERYRDPVFGFRYVANSWYRHQLAPWLAAFDDLRLVDFEELRSDPGGITAQVRAWLGLPAAATLSIIQGTNPTELHPWVALRENRALAHDHIRPGLLDVWRRQRALFRSLKAEKPRLQAELAEALRREFDILKQEEFARWL, encoded by the coding sequence ATGCAGGCTACACCGATTTTGCTTATTGGTGCACAGAAATCCGGAAGCAGTTATCTGTTCCGTCTGATCGCGCAGGAGCCGTGCATTGCCCGAGCGCCGCTGAAGGAGCCGAAAATCCTGTCCAAGCCCATGCACGACGGCAGTGACTTCCTGTCGCATTTCAGCATCAGTCCCGATGATCGCTTCGCTCTCGATGGCTCTACTTCTTACTTACACGTGGCCGGGACCGCCGAACGGGCAGCAGCGCAATTAGGTACCGATATTCCGGTTCTTGTTGTTCTCCGAGACCCTGCTGAACGGGCAATTTCGGGCTATCTCCACGAAGTTAAGCACGGTCGGGAATTACGCGCGCCGGATGAGGTTTTCGATCTGCCGCTTGATCCGGCAGCTGCGATTGCCGCCGAGGACGAAGGGATAGAAGCTGCGTGGCGGCGTGGCTTGGTTCAGCCGCATAACACGGCAAGCGAGCGTTATCGCGATCCGGTCTTTGGGTTCCGCTACGTGGCGAATTCATGGTATCGGCACCAACTCGCCCCCTGGCTGGCTGCGTTTGACGACCTGCGACTTGTCGATTTTGAGGAGCTGCGTTCCGATCCGGGTGGCATTACAGCACAGGTGCGTGCTTGGCTGGGTCTGCCCGCTGCAGCAACCCTCAGCATCATTCAGGGCACTAACCCGACAGAGCTACACCCCTGGGTGGCCCTGCGCGAGAACCGGGCGCTTGCCCATGACCATATCCGCCCCGGTCTGCTGGACGTATGGCGACGGCAGCGGGCGCTCTTTCGCAGTCTCAAGGCCGAGAAACCGAGGCTCCAAGCAGAGCTTGCCGAAGCGCTGCGCCGGGAATTCGATATTCTGAAACAGGAGGAGTTCGCTAGATGGCTCTGA
- a CDS encoding transposase, with amino-acid sequence MYKCSYSRPKIQPKEPPLGVLSIKEQDRNQRIARTRARVEHVFGGMGQMGAQVLKTIGLGRARFQLTLRCAVYNMRRVTQLEAAGVRPF; translated from the coding sequence TTGTACAAGTGCAGCTACAGCCGACCGAAGATTCAGCCCAAGGAGCCGCCCCTGGGCGTGCTGTCGATAAAGGAGCAGGACCGCAACCAGCGCATTGCCAGGACCCGCGCCCGGGTCGAGCACGTCTTCGGCGGCATGGGGCAGATGGGCGCCCAGGTGCTGAAGACCATCGGCCTTGGCCGGGCGCGCTTTCAACTGACTCTGCGTTGCGCGGTGTACAACATGCGCCGCGTGACGCAGCTCGAGGCGGCCGGGGTGAGGCCGTTCTAG
- a CDS encoding sulfotransferase: protein MEKPVLVLIRGLGHSGTTILDMALSSHPKIAGVGEGFRVLCGGDGGPQRARSKTRRHEQECSCGDNAATCELWGELMNWLEANDSLPFPDKLNKLVDQFGFVNSDKEFLVDSSQSNVDGINELTPDFEVRAIFLVRDFRSWVFSRISKTGDGVLRCMWNWYRGNKKIEKKLVDSGVSFMLVGYEEFALYPEKVLKKVCDHLGVGFDEKMLCPAKHNESHALVGNRVRLRAGELERVKYDGSWLASSSVFDSVPFINFFLKKLNTRWVYSNDVLVRR, encoded by the coding sequence ATGGAAAAGCCGGTTTTGGTTCTGATAAGAGGGTTGGGCCATAGTGGAACGACCATTCTAGATATGGCGCTAAGTTCACACCCGAAAATTGCGGGCGTTGGTGAAGGATTCAGAGTTCTGTGCGGTGGAGATGGCGGACCACAGCGCGCCCGTTCTAAAACGCGACGTCATGAACAAGAGTGTTCATGTGGAGATAATGCCGCAACATGTGAGCTCTGGGGTGAGTTGATGAACTGGCTTGAAGCCAATGATTCTTTGCCTTTTCCGGATAAGCTCAACAAACTTGTTGACCAGTTCGGTTTTGTGAATAGTGACAAAGAATTTCTTGTGGATTCTTCGCAGTCAAATGTTGATGGAATCAATGAGCTGACACCTGACTTCGAAGTACGCGCGATATTTCTCGTCAGGGATTTTCGTTCCTGGGTCTTCTCAAGAATTAGCAAGACTGGAGACGGTGTTCTTCGTTGTATGTGGAATTGGTATCGCGGCAATAAGAAGATTGAGAAGAAATTGGTTGATAGCGGTGTAAGCTTTATGTTGGTTGGGTACGAAGAGTTTGCGCTGTACCCAGAGAAAGTCCTTAAGAAGGTATGTGATCATTTGGGTGTTGGCTTTGATGAGAAAATGCTATGCCCCGCAAAGCATAATGAAAGCCATGCTTTGGTTGGTAATCGTGTGAGGCTGAGGGCGGGGGAGTTGGAAAGGGTTAAGTATGATGGTAGTTGGCTTGCCAGTTCCTCCGTCTTTGATTCGGTTCCTTTTATTAATTTCTTCCTAAAAAAACTGAACACCCGTTGGGTGTATTCTAACGATGTTCTGGTGCGGCGATAG